CGGGTAGATACGACGATTTTAGGCTTAAGTCCCGACCAAGCTCGTCAAAGTCCCTACATCGCTTCCATGGGAATTTATGTCTTTAAAAAGAATGTTTTAATCGATCTGCTCGATGCCAATAAAGAACAGACCGATTTCGGCAAGGAAATTATTCCCTCGGCGGCTAAAGACTACAATCTTCAGGCTTATTTATTTAAGGGTTACTGGGAAGATATCGGGACGATTGAGGCCTTTTATGAGTCTAATCTCGCCCTGACCCAACAACCCAATCCCGCCTTTAGTTTCTACGACGAAAAAGCCCCCATCTATACCCGTTCTCGCTATCTGCCACCCACAAAAATGCTCAATTGTACGGTGACGGAATCGATGATTTCTGAAGGTTGTATTCTCAAAGAATCTCGCATCCATCACTCGATTTTAGGTATTCGTAGTCGAGTCGGCAAAGACTGCACGATCGAGGATACAATGCTGATGGGAGCCGACTTTTATGAGTCTTTCCCCGAACGGGAAAGTCTGATCGGAAATGCCAAAGTTCCCGTGGGTATCGGTCCCGGTTCCACTATTCGTCGGGCAATTGTGGACAAAAATGCTCGCATTGGTTCCAATGTTTTAATTGTTAACAAAGATCGTGTGGAAGAAGCTAATCGCGAAGATTTAGGTTTCTATGTTCGCAGCGGCATCGTGGTTATTTTCAAAAATGCCACTATTCCCGACGGGACGGTGATTTAATCTATCAGTTATCAGTTATCAGTTATCAGTTATCAGTTATCAGTTATCAGTTTTTCTAGTTATTATCACCTTGTTCTAGCTGAAGACTGATGGCTTCAGCTAATTGCTTCCCGATTCGCCAGCTAAGTAGTCGTGCAAAATTAATTTCCTAGTGAAGATAGGCAAGAGGCAAGAGGCAAGAGGCAAGAGGTGGTTAGATATGTGTAATTAATTTTGCTTAGGTACTTAATTACCTAGAAAATTCCCTTGAAACCCTAAGTAGCTGGTTATAATTAAATTAACAATGGATTTTAGGTTCGATCCCCCCTGCCCCCCTTGATAAGGGGGGTGCCGATAGGCGGGGGGATCTGAAAGTTTTTAATACCTACCTACTTATCCTTTCCTAGAAGTGATGGCAAAATATCCCGGGCAGCTCTTCTGAAAATCAGAAAAATTTCTATATTTTTGGGTTCGATTCTAGGTTTTCAATTAACCTTAAATTAAAAGCCTAGGGCTTAGATAGAAGCCATTCAAAGGATATTTATGAAAGCCAAAATTGCGATCGCTTGTCAGGGAGGCGGCAGTCAAACTGCTTTTACTGCCGGTGCATTAAAAGCATTATTTGACAATAAAGTGCAAGATTACTTTGATATTGTCAGTCTCAGTGGTACTTCTGGCGGTGCTATCTGTGCCTTTTTCACCTGGTATGCTCTCAAAAAAGGTGATAGCATCGTTTGGAAAAGAATGATTGATTTTTGGGAAGATAATAGCGCTCGAACTCCCCAAGAACAACTATTTAATGACTCAGCCATTAAAACCCTAGAATTAGCCAGCAAAGGATTAATTCCCCAGTATAATCTCAGTCCTTCCTCTCCGATTACTAAAACCTTATTTTCTATAGCTACCTACGGTTTACGCAGTCGCTTTACCAACTTTGATCAGTTACTAAGAGCGCATATTGACTTCTCGGAATTAGCCACTTGGGGAGCTAAACCAGAACCCCCAGTTTTATTAATTGGGGCCTGTAATATCCTGACAGGAAAGTTAAGTAAATTTAACTCGCGCCAGGAAGCAGTTAAAATTGAACATATCCTAGCTTCTGCTTGTGTTCCTAACATTTTTCCTGCTGTCACCATTGAAACTATGGCCTACTGGGATGGACTATTTTCTGATAATCCCCCCATCCGTTCTTTAATTCGCCGTGAATTTGTTGGAATCGAAAATATTCCCGATGAAATTTGGGTAATTAAAATTAATCCCACCTCTAGAGATAAGATCCCCGTGCAATCCGATGATATTGCTGATCGCCGCAATGAATTAGAAGGCAATGTTTCCCTATTTCAAGGTCTCGATCAGATTGAGTTGATCAATCAATTATTTCTTAAAGGAGCCTTTAAAGAGGAATTCTTGCGGGAGATTGCCTTAACAGAACCATTTAAAATTCCTAAATCTTTCCCGGAAGATCCCGATCAGGATTACCATATCCCGATGATCGAAATGTCGGCGGAATTGGCCAATAGTCTCAACTATGAAAGTAAACTTGATCGCTCTCCCGCCAATATTCAGCGTCTGATCGCTGACGGGGAAAAACAGGGAAAACAGTTTCTAGAACATCGACTAAAAGCTATGGGTTTAAGATAGTTTTTGAGGTTTCAAAAACGGCAAAAATAAGGATTAAATTGCACAAAATCCTTAAATAGACCATTCAGTTGATTATTATTCATTCTTAATTCTCCTGACGACCGGCTACTGACGACCGGCTACTGACGACCGGCTACTGACGACCGACTCCTAACCCTAACAACAATTTTTGATTTTTACAAGAGATCTAATGATCACTGATTTTCATTGACTAATACCCGTCCAGATAGATCGTAAATCATAATATCCCATTGCCCATTTTTTGCCGCTTCAAAAGCCACTTTAGAACCATCGGCACTGATGATCGGATTGCGTACTTCCGCGAGCAGATCGGGAGCAATTTCCCTTCTCTGTTGAGTTTGTCGATCGTACAGATAAATAGCCGTTTTTCCCTGACGACTGGCAGTAAAAACGATATAACGACCATCTTCACTAATGGAAGGACTAGAAGCGATCTGATCGAGAGAATTGAGGCCGGGTAAAGACAGTAAACGGCGATCGATGGCATCAAAAAGATAGATAGCTTGGGAACCATTGCGATCGGAAGCAAAAACGAGATAGCGAGAGGCAAGATAGGGAGTTAATTCACTAGCAGCACTATTTAAACTTCTCCCCCCTCGATCGAAAGGAAAAGATAATAAACTGGGATAACCCGCACATCCAGTTAACAAACTAATTACAGCAACAAGACTAATAAAAAAATAACGTTTCACGGTTTGGGACTTTCAACGGGACTGCCATCGGGAAGATCTAACTCGATATTCGGACCGCGATCGAGAACCTCCACATCCCATTGTCCCCGACGAGCGGACTCAAAGACAAGATAACGACCATCGGGACTAAGACGGGGATTTCGTAACCAACCGCGATAATTTTGACTCAATAACTCAGAACGATCGGTGATGCGATCATATAAAGCGATGAAGGGACGACCCTCAATAATCACCACATAAGCCAGATAACGCCCCGTTTGGCTTAAACTAGGGCTATCGGTAATTTCTTGACCCGTATATAATCCCCCTAGGGTCTGGTATTGTTTTGTCTGCAAATCATAAAGCAGTATCTGATTACTACCGCGACGATTAGACAGGAAAGCAAGCCAACGACCATCACCGCTCAGGGCAGGTTTTTCGTCATTATAGCGACTATTGAGGGTTCCTGTAGATAAACCGGGGTTATTGAGATTACAACCGCCTATAACCCCTAAAAACAAGCAGATAAACAGGAAAAAGGGAGCTTTGGTCATCAGACCTACTCCTTAATAATCAAACCTAGTCGGATGATCATTACTCGACTCCCGTTCACTATTATCCGGTCTCTCCCAATCTTCTCGATCGCCGGCATCCCTAGGATCGATCGGTTGATAATCGACGTATTCCCCTTTAAATGGCGGATCGTCCGCAATTATTGGGCGAGGACGACGTTTTTGGCTAGTGCGGGGCGGTTTACTGCTCGTCTCTTCACTAGCGGGACGACGACGGGGACGGGGACTGGTTTCTTCCCAATCATCACCGCTACGGCGCTGATCATAAACATCTCGATCGCTAGTGGGGGAACTATTGCGAGGACGACGATTACTGGTTTTGCGACTGCTAGGATCGGCCGGCCGACGGGTGCGGGTGCTGCGGGGTTCCTCGTCCTGATAACTAGAAGTACGGGAAGAGCGGGGATCATCGTAACCGCGTAAACGGGGATTATCTTCGTAACGTTCCTCAGGTTCGTAGGTGTCGAGGGGTTCTAATTCGGCCCGATATTCCCGACTCACAGGACGTTCATCCACAAAAGACGTGCCGCGGCGGGCCTGTTCCGTGGTTAAACCCCGCAATTTTACCGTCTCGAAGGCAAAAAACACCGCTGCCCCAGTGAGCAAAAATTGTCCGAATTGCAAAATCGGATCCAGTCGCCACCCTTGAAAAAGTAGAATTAAACCGCACAGTAACCCAACGGCGGCAAAAAATATATCATGATCCCTGGAAAGTTCCGGCCGCACCGAGCGCAGGAAGTATAACCCGGCTCCGGCCACTGCCAGAAAAATTCCTAAGATACTGGCCGAATTCAGCCCAAAATTGACCATCTTTATCTCCCTTCTCGGTGCTTAAATTCAAGAATCGAGTCCTTTATCCATAGCGGTCAGCTTTCAGAAGCAATCCTGCTGTTTTTAACTCAAGGAGTCGAGCTATATTCTAACCCCGAAGTCTAGCACTATATCTATCATCCTCGATTCTAACTTACTCGATCGAGCCTAGTTCACACAACTATTGTTGGGGAAGTGGGGAGATTTTATCAGTGATCAGTGAACAGTAAACAGTAATCAGTGAACTGACAACTCACATCTGATCACTGATAACTGAGCCAAGGCTGACGGCTGATATCTTAACAAAATCTTTAGAAATAACCCATTGACAGGATTGACCAAGTGTGATATTGGGGTTTCAGGCATTTTAACGTGATTTCTTGATCACTTTTGAGCGATCGCTATCGTTGGAGTTAATCGCCGCAAGTCTGAAAGGAGGGATTTTCATTGATGCAGCTCATGGTGAATTTGTAAAGTGCGTAAGTTCTATTTAAGTAAGATCAGACAGAAATTTTTCTGTCATATCATAAAATTAACTTAACCTAGGCAAGAGGGAATTAGCATAGAATGTGAGTATGATCCAGGCTAGATATATAGTCTGTTTGTATTAATAGTCCATTCAATCCATAAAATAAGGTGTGAGGATTGACCCATGTCAAAACTATTCAAGAATTTAGTAAAGGTAACTCCTTTAGTATTAGGTGCTTCCGTAGCGGCTGCTGGCAGCGCAGGGGCTCAAACTATGCCGGGTACACCTCAACTTAAAATTGATCCGGCTGCGCAACAACAACTCGATCGCATTCAACGCGCCCAAAATAGTCAGCAGATTAATACGGGTGTTTATCAGGGTTCCATGTCCCAGGTGACTAGCGTTAACCAACTGCGGGACGTATCTCCCACCGCTTGGGCCTACGAGGCATTAAGAAGTCTTGTGGAACGTTACGGTTGTATCGTTGGTTATCCCGACCGTACCTTCCGCGGTGATCGCGCCACCACTCGTTGGGAATTTGCCGCAGGTTTAAACGCCTGTTTAAACGTCATGGAACGTTTAATTCAAGATGGTGTTGGGGTACTCAGAGAAGATATCGATAAATTAAAACGTCTTGTTCAAGAATTTGAGACCGAACTAGCGGCTTTAGGGGCTAGAGTGGACAACCTGGAACAGCGCGTTGCTTTCTTGGAAAATAATCAATTTTCTACCACAACCAAACTCAGAGGTGAGGTCATCTTCAGTATCGCCGATAGCTGGGGTGGTCAGGCTTCCGTTACCAATACCAACGGTACAGTTACTGATGGCAGCAATCAAGATGAGACCCAAGCTGTATTTAATAACCGGGTACGACTCAACTTTGAAACCAGCTTCACCGGTAAAGATATGTTAAGAACCCGTTTACAAGCAGGTAACTTTAACACCACTTTCAACCAAAACGGTCCGACGAGAACCAACATGACCCGTCTAGCATACGATGACGGTCGTGACAATGATGTCACCATAGATGACTTGTTCTACCGCGCTCCCATCGGTACTCCCTTCGGTAACATCACCGTTTGGGTTGGTGCTAACGCCCTGAACCTTGATGATGTTTTCATCACTGCTAACCCCTTCCTCGCCGATAGCGGTACAGGTGCTTTATCTCGCGGTCAACGCTACAATAACATCGTCTTCCGTGCTCCTTCTGGTGTTGGTGCGGCGGTCAGATTTAATATCGGGGATGTTTTCCAAGTCACAGGAACCTACCTAGCCGAGGGTGGGACTAATGGAGCCAGCAATCCTAATGAGGGTAGCGGTTTATTTAATGGTTCCTACAGTGCTGGCGCGCAAGTAGGTTTCTCCTTTATTAAATTTGCCGATATTAACTTCGTTTACGTTCGCAGTTATCAAACTGCGGCTAGTATGAGTTCCGGGTTATTCGGTAACGTCAGCAGCCCTCTCACGGAACGTCCCTTCGGTAACGTCGGCACTGTAGCTAACCGTTTCGGTCTTCAAGCGAGCGCCCAAGTTATACCAGGACTCTTAAATGTAGCG
This Microcystis wesenbergii NRERC-220 DNA region includes the following protein-coding sequences:
- a CDS encoding glucose-1-phosphate adenylyltransferase codes for the protein MKKVLAIILGGGAGTRLYPLTKLRAKPAVPLAGKYRLIDIPVSNCINSQIDKIYVLTQFNSASLNRHLNRTYNFTGFSDGFVEVLAAQQTMENPQWFQGTADAVRQYIWTMKDWDIDEYLILSGDHLYRMDYSKFIERHRETNADITLSVVPIDERRASAFGVMKINDSGRIVDFYEKPKGAELERMRVDTTILGLSPDQARQSPYIASMGIYVFKKNVLIDLLDANKEQTDFGKEIIPSAAKDYNLQAYLFKGYWEDIGTIEAFYESNLALTQQPNPAFSFYDEKAPIYTRSRYLPPTKMLNCTVTESMISEGCILKESRIHHSILGIRSRVGKDCTIEDTMLMGADFYESFPERESLIGNAKVPVGIGPGSTIRRAIVDKNARIGSNVLIVNKDRVEEANREDLGFYVRSGIVVIFKNATIPDGTVI
- a CDS encoding patatin-like phospholipase family protein yields the protein MKAKIAIACQGGGSQTAFTAGALKALFDNKVQDYFDIVSLSGTSGGAICAFFTWYALKKGDSIVWKRMIDFWEDNSARTPQEQLFNDSAIKTLELASKGLIPQYNLSPSSPITKTLFSIATYGLRSRFTNFDQLLRAHIDFSELATWGAKPEPPVLLIGACNILTGKLSKFNSRQEAVKIEHILASACVPNIFPAVTIETMAYWDGLFSDNPPIRSLIRREFVGIENIPDEIWVIKINPTSRDKIPVQSDDIADRRNELEGNVSLFQGLDQIELINQLFLKGAFKEEFLREIALTEPFKIPKSFPEDPDQDYHIPMIEMSAELANSLNYESKLDRSPANIQRLIADGEKQGKQFLEHRLKAMGLR
- a CDS encoding TolB family protein, which gives rise to MKRYFFISLVAVISLLTGCAGYPSLLSFPFDRGGRSLNSAASELTPYLASRYLVFASDRNGSQAIYLFDAIDRRLLSLPGLNSLDQIASSPSISEDGRYIVFTASRQGKTAIYLYDRQTQQRREIAPDLLAEVRNPIISADGSKVAFEAAKNGQWDIMIYDLSGRVLVNENQ
- a CDS encoding TolB family protein, producing MTKAPFFLFICLFLGVIGGCNLNNPGLSTGTLNSRYNDEKPALSGDGRWLAFLSNRRGSNQILLYDLQTKQYQTLGGLYTGQEITDSPSLSQTGRYLAYVVIIEGRPFIALYDRITDRSELLSQNYRGWLRNPRLSPDGRYLVFESARRGQWDVEVLDRGPNIELDLPDGSPVESPKP
- a CDS encoding Ycf66 family protein — its product is MVNFGLNSASILGIFLAVAGAGLYFLRSVRPELSRDHDIFFAAVGLLCGLILLFQGWRLDPILQFGQFLLTGAAVFFAFETVKLRGLTTEQARRGTSFVDERPVSREYRAELEPLDTYEPEERYEDNPRLRGYDDPRSSRTSSYQDEEPRSTRTRRPADPSSRKTSNRRPRNSSPTSDRDVYDQRRSGDDWEETSPRPRRRPASEETSSKPPRTSQKRRPRPIIADDPPFKGEYVDYQPIDPRDAGDREDWERPDNSERESSNDHPTRFDY
- a CDS encoding iron uptake porin, producing the protein MSKLFKNLVKVTPLVLGASVAAAGSAGAQTMPGTPQLKIDPAAQQQLDRIQRAQNSQQINTGVYQGSMSQVTSVNQLRDVSPTAWAYEALRSLVERYGCIVGYPDRTFRGDRATTRWEFAAGLNACLNVMERLIQDGVGVLREDIDKLKRLVQEFETELAALGARVDNLEQRVAFLENNQFSTTTKLRGEVIFSIADSWGGQASVTNTNGTVTDGSNQDETQAVFNNRVRLNFETSFTGKDMLRTRLQAGNFNTTFNQNGPTRTNMTRLAYDDGRDNDVTIDDLFYRAPIGTPFGNITVWVGANALNLDDVFITANPFLADSGTGALSRGQRYNNIVFRAPSGVGAAVRFNIGDVFQVTGTYLAEGGTNGASNPNEGSGLFNGSYSAGAQVGFSFIKFADINFVYVRSYQTAASMSSGLFGNVSSPLTERPFGNVGTVANRFGLQASAQVIPGLLNVAAWGGYADASATGVNNAIGDNNTGIWSWNLNLSVLDLFAEGAALSFGGGQVPRSDKEDGTSYMVEAQYKFPVTKNILITPGAYAIFNANNRNNDTIFVGVLRTTFRF